From a region of the Blastopirellula marina genome:
- a CDS encoding nucleoside triphosphate pyrophosphatase translates to MMAIRWLSSYRTSKGANAALSGKSMMAKFAESLILASQSPRRQLLLKEAGYDVTVITPSPHAETPPRLDETPRESVLRIAREKAEDVASRVDQGIILAGDTLAELNGRPLGKPADREHAREILRALRGHDHFVWSAICLWRRPMDEVLVDVDRTTVKMAPLSDDEIEEYLDSGLWEGKAGAFGIQDRTGWVEIDEGSLTNVVGLPMELFRQMLSRFNE, encoded by the coding sequence ATGATGGCGATCAGGTGGTTATCTTCGTACAGAACTTCCAAGGGAGCCAACGCAGCACTTTCCGGTAAATCAATGATGGCGAAATTCGCTGAATCTCTCATTTTGGCCAGTCAGTCTCCGCGACGGCAACTCCTGTTAAAGGAGGCGGGCTACGATGTTACGGTAATTACTCCGAGCCCGCATGCGGAAACTCCTCCTCGTCTAGACGAAACGCCACGGGAATCGGTTCTAAGAATCGCCCGAGAAAAAGCCGAAGACGTGGCGAGCCGAGTAGACCAAGGAATCATTTTGGCTGGGGATACGCTGGCAGAACTCAACGGTCGACCTCTCGGCAAACCGGCCGATCGGGAACATGCTCGAGAAATTCTACGAGCTTTACGGGGACACGATCATTTCGTCTGGTCGGCCATTTGTCTATGGCGTCGGCCGATGGACGAAGTATTGGTCGATGTCGATCGAACGACGGTGAAGATGGCCCCTCTTTCCGATGACGAGATCGAAGAGTACCTCGATTCAGGCCTATGGGAAGGTAAAGCAGGTGCGTTTGGTATCCAGGACCGCACCGGATGGGTGGAAATCGATGAGGGAAGTCTCACCAATGTGGTTGGGCTACCGATGGAACTGTTCAGGCAAATGCTGAGTCGGTTCAACGAGTAA
- a CDS encoding RluA family pseudouridine synthase codes for MRDSANFAIIDLPESAALAPLEVLYEDNHLIAIMKPPGLSTMGVREGEESAVTLVKAYLKQKYDKPGNVYLGVVSRLDSMVTGVLLFAKTSKAAKRLNEQFRERTTEKTYQAIVSGSGVVETGKLTDWIRKDEKNHRMIASRHQTAGGQKGELLVESVEEVPTGYHLTIKLLTGRKHQIRVQLASRRVPILGDRKYGSSAPFPAGIALHAAELVIGHPVSKEKLTITAPIPAIWHNFL; via the coding sequence ATGAGAGATTCAGCGAATTTCGCCATCATTGATTTACCGGAAAGTGCTGCGTTGGCTCCCTTGGAAGTTCTGTACGAAGATAACCACCTGATCGCCATCATGAAACCTCCAGGCCTCTCGACAATGGGGGTTCGCGAAGGGGAGGAAAGTGCGGTCACTCTCGTAAAAGCGTATCTCAAGCAAAAGTACGACAAACCGGGGAACGTCTACCTGGGCGTTGTGAGCCGACTCGATAGTATGGTGACCGGTGTTTTGTTATTTGCCAAAACTTCTAAGGCTGCCAAACGACTGAATGAACAATTTCGAGAACGCACCACTGAAAAGACCTACCAGGCAATTGTTTCGGGAAGCGGTGTCGTTGAAACCGGCAAGTTGACCGATTGGATCCGCAAAGACGAGAAAAATCACCGCATGATCGCTTCCCGGCATCAAACGGCTGGTGGGCAAAAAGGGGAACTGCTGGTCGAGTCCGTCGAAGAAGTCCCAACTGGCTATCATCTCACTATCAAACTTTTGACCGGCCGGAAGCATCAAATTCGCGTTCAACTGGCCAGCCGTCGAGTCCCCATTTTAGGAGACCGAAAGTACGGAAGCTCAGCTCCATTTCCAGCCGGTATCGCACTGCATGCCGCGGAATTGGTGATCGGACATCCCGTATCTAAGGAAAAGCTGACGATAACCGCCCCGATTCCAGCAATCTGGCATAACTTCCTATAA
- a CDS encoding serine/threonine protein kinase, producing the protein MTAKQLEDAMKTLREGSLKHEFSDEELSDYLINCKMLTQYQADQLSKGLTKLTLGPYVITDWIGQGGMGQVFKAEHNFMGREVAIKVLPQQRSTPESIGRFLREIRMQAQLDHANLVRAYDAGQDGNVHFLVTEYVPGTDLRRLVRAKGHLNQHQGASIISQAARGLAYAHDKKLIHRDVKPGNILVTRDGTSKVSDLGLADFMNDNSEESKLGKIVGTIDYLAPEQIRDPHDVSAKWDIYSLGCTFYYALTGKVPFPGGNVKDKARRHCEEPPLHPHRFNPSIDRELVEIIAEMMEKDPLRRIASASEVVARLEPWASDHRASDFTGQPIKSAWQPPPPVYTGAESARLNDTEAGSNVYELSESGSGSSAEQGSQYSQSTVQALMADQDTKTIRDSRKSGAIPPPIPVITRYTRREKQLIMALVFGLPASAVFGAIVAYVATVISQ; encoded by the coding sequence GTGACTGCCAAACAGCTCGAGGACGCCATGAAGACGCTGCGCGAAGGCTCCCTCAAGCACGAGTTCTCGGATGAGGAACTTTCTGACTACCTGATCAACTGCAAAATGCTCACGCAGTATCAGGCCGATCAGTTGTCGAAAGGTCTTACCAAGTTAACCCTCGGCCCTTATGTCATTACCGACTGGATCGGGCAGGGGGGGATGGGGCAGGTATTCAAGGCCGAACACAACTTTATGGGGCGTGAAGTCGCCATCAAAGTTTTGCCGCAGCAGCGTTCGACCCCAGAGTCGATTGGGCGGTTTCTCCGCGAAATCCGGATGCAGGCCCAGCTGGATCATGCCAACCTGGTTCGTGCCTACGATGCCGGTCAGGACGGTAACGTTCACTTCCTGGTGACTGAATACGTCCCAGGTACCGACCTCCGCCGCCTGGTCCGAGCTAAAGGGCACCTCAATCAACACCAAGGGGCGAGTATCATTTCGCAGGCCGCACGTGGCTTGGCGTATGCCCACGACAAGAAGCTGATTCACCGCGACGTAAAGCCTGGCAATATCTTGGTGACCCGTGACGGAACATCGAAGGTTTCCGACCTGGGTCTGGCCGACTTCATGAACGACAATTCCGAAGAATCCAAACTCGGAAAAATCGTCGGCACCATCGACTACCTCGCTCCTGAACAGATTCGCGATCCACATGACGTCTCGGCCAAGTGGGATATTTACTCGCTCGGCTGCACGTTCTATTACGCGTTGACGGGCAAAGTTCCTTTCCCTGGCGGAAATGTCAAAGACAAGGCACGTCGGCACTGCGAAGAACCGCCACTGCATCCGCATCGCTTTAATCCGAGCATCGATCGCGAACTGGTCGAAATCATCGCGGAAATGATGGAAAAGGACCCGCTACGCCGCATTGCATCGGCCAGCGAAGTCGTGGCCCGTCTCGAACCGTGGGCATCGGATCATCGCGCTTCGGATTTCACTGGTCAACCGATCAAGTCGGCCTGGCAGCCGCCACCGCCCGTTTACACCGGTGCCGAATCGGCTCGTTTGAACGACACCGAAGCAGGCTCGAATGTTTACGAGCTTTCCGAGAGCGGATCGGGCTCGAGCGCTGAACAAGGCAGCCAGTATTCGCAGTCGACCGTTCAAGCTTTAATGGCGGACCAGGACACGAAGACCATTCGTGACTCGCGCAAATCGGGCGCGATTCCGCCTCCTATTCCCGTGATTACGCGTTATACACGGCGCGAAAAGCAATTGATCATGGCATTGGTCTTCGGCCTGCCAGCTTCGGCGGTGTTTGGAGCGATCGTGGCCTATGTCGCCACCGTGATTAGCCAATAA